One Helianthus annuus cultivar XRQ/B chromosome 7, HanXRQr2.0-SUNRISE, whole genome shotgun sequence genomic region harbors:
- the LOC110867189 gene encoding probable LRR receptor-like serine/threonine-protein kinase At4g36180 has translation MAPDSSNVTQLWMHVPTTSNFLEQNYWSWNDADSVVQADLNKPWFLCCGVPYEDVNKIGKKIGVMCRSFLFAILTHLAASSGPIHKAPALNGTNVDRLALLAIKSMIKGDPQGLLTSWNHSSTDFCQWQGVTCSPRHQRVTHLNLSDGGLIGTLSPSIGNLSFIRVIQLFNNSFSSETPPEIGRLFRLRQLRLASNSFTGNIPATIMNCSNLQFLKLGGNNLVGKIPNEIGRLFRLQTLDLRNNSFTGNIPFTITNCSNLQLLELSLNNLVGKIPDGIGSLSMLSFLYLNDNILQGGIPPEIGHLFRLQELILYNNSFTGNIPATITNCSNLQVLDLGNINLVGKIPDWIGSLSMLSFLYLNDNSFTGIVPATITNLSNLQFLCLEFNNLVGNVLSIPPTVHWLDLAGEIPRTLGSIPLLQFLAISRNKISGGLPSSLLNLSYLKVLDLGRNNLAGIIPPWLGIKLTMLKILNLRSNNFYGNTPDQLCYLSQVQVLDLAHNNLSGNIPRCFNNFSVLSGIETNLDVHVSFYVDDFLVTIYDLLVMKGQEATYGSFLGLVMLLDLSSNKFSGQIPSELTTLHKLKSLNLSRNQLTGEIPNKIGDMKSLESLDLSVNNLSGELPMSLSELNFLGTLNVSYNHLIGRVPTGTQIQSFSESSFFGNKLCGAPLTNCVHVDKPDTTSDQKKDGGSHKVDWGLIISIVLGFITGFWVIVVSLMLNRSWRITYFRLLRKLIKVKGL, from the exons ATGGCGCCGGATTCTTCGAATGTTACACAACTATGGATGCATGTCCCAACCACAAGCAATTTCTTGGAACAAAATTATTGGAGCTGGAATGACGCTGATTCAGTTGTTCAAGCTGATCTGAACAAACCCT GGTTTTTGTGTTG TGGGGTTCCATATGAAGATGTGAATAAAATAGGGAAGAAAATTGGAGTGATGtgcag ATCATTTCTCTTCGCCATCCTGACACACCTTGCAGCATCTTCCGGACCCATTCACAAGGCACCAGCACTGAACGGCACCAACGTTGATCGTCTAGCATTGCTTGCTATTAAATCCATGATTAAAGGTGACCCACAAGGTCTCTTGACCTCATGGAACCATTCCAGCACTGATTTTTGCCAATGGCAAGGCGTTACATGTAGCCCTCGCCACCAAAGAGTCACCCACTTGAACCTCTCAGATGGAGGCTTAATCGGTACGTTGTCTCCTTCCATCGGAAATCTAAGCTTTATCAGGGTCATTCAGCTTTTTAACAACTCATTTTCAAGTGAAACTCCACCTGAAATTGGGCGTCTCTTTAGACTACGACAACTACGTCTCGCTTCCAACTCTTTCACGGGAAACATTCCAGCCACCATAATGAATTGCTCCAACCTCCAATTCCTTAAGTTGGGTGGAAATAATCTGGTCGGCAAGATCCCAAATGAAATCGGGCGTCTTTTTAGATTACAAACACTAGATCTTCGTAACAACTCTTTCACGGGAAACATTCCATTCACCATAACGAATTGCTCCAACCTCCAACTCCTTGAGTTGAGTCTCAATAATCTGGTCGGCAAGATCCCAGATGGGATTGGTTCATTGTCCATGCTAAGCTTCCTCTACCTTAACGATAACATTTTACAAGGCGGAATACCACCTGAAATCGGGCACCTCTTTAGATTACAAGAACTAATTCTTTATAACAACTCTTTCACCGGAAACATTCCGGCCACCATAACAAATTGCTCCAACCTCCAAGTCCTTGACTTAGGTAACATTAATCTGGTCGGCAAGATCCCAGATTGGATTGGTTCATTGTCCATGCTAAGCTTCCTCTACCTTAACGATAACTCTTTCACGGGAATCGTTCCGGCCACCATAACAAATTTATCCAACCTCCAATTTCTTTGTTTGGAATTTAATAATCTGGTTGGAAATGTATTGTCCATCCCTCCTACAGTTCATTGGCTCGACTTAGCTG GTGAGATTCCAAGAACATTGGGGTCTATACCTTTGTTGCAATTTTTAGCCATAAGTCGGAACAAGATTTCAGGAGGATTACCTTCTTCCCTATTGAATTTGTCATACTTAAAGGTCCTTGACCTTGGAAGAAATAATCTTGCTGGAATCATTCCACCATGGCTTGGTATAAAACTCACTATGTTGAAAATTCTAAATCTTAGATCCAACAATTTTTATGGAAATACTCCTGACCAGCTCTGTTATCTTTCACAAGTTCAAGTGTTGGATCTCGCTCATAATAACCTCTCAGGAAATATTCCAAGATGCTTCAACAATTTTAGTGTGCTTTCCGGCATAGAAACTAATTTAGACGTTCATGTATCATTCTACGTTGATGATTTTTTGgttacgatttatgatttattggTGATGAAGGGACAAGAAGCCACTTATGGATCTTTTCTAGGGCTAGTCATGCTTTTGGACCTTTCGAGCAACAAGTTTTCAGGGCAGATCCCTAGTGAGCTTACGACCCTCCACAAGTTAAAATCATTGAATTTATCAAGAAATCAATTGACAGGAGAGATCCCGAATAAGATAGGAGACATGAAATCACTTGAATCTTTGGATTTATCAGTAAACAATCTTTCTGGCGAACTTCCTATGAGTTTGTCAGAGTTGAATTTCTTGGGTACCCTTAACGTGTCCTACAACCATTTGATAGGAAGAGTTCCAACAGGTACTCAGATTCAGAGCTTTAGTGAGTCCAGCTTCTTTGGAAACAAACTTTGTGGAGCTCCACTAACTAATTGTGTACATGTTGACAAACCTGATACAACAAGCGACCAAAAAAAAGACGGTGGATCACACAAAGTAGATTGGGGGTTGATTATTAGCATAGTGCTTGGATTTATTACTGGGTTTTGGGTCATTGTGGTTTCATTAATGCTCAATCGATCATGGAGGATAACATATTTCCGTCTCTTGAGGAAATTGATCAAGGTAAAAGGTTTATGA